GAAGCTGCCTTTTTATACGGTATGTTTGCGCGTGCATTAGGCACCAACAACCTTCCGGATTGTTCGAACAGGGGCCAGGAGAGCAGCGGCGTGGCCTTGGGAGAAACCTTGGGCATAGGCAAGGGATCAACCACTTAAGAGGATCAATACGAAGAAGAGGTCATATTGATAGCTGGGCAGAACCCAGGTACCAATCACCCTAGAATGTTATCCGCATTAGAAAAATGCAAGCAGAACGGTGGTAAGGTCATTAGTATAAATCCGTTAGAAGAATCAGGATTAGTGAATTTTAAAAATCCGCAACATCTAGGCGGATGGATCGGCGGTGGGGAGGACATGGCAGATATTCATTTGGCGGTCAACATTAATCAAGATATACCTCTGGTAAAATTAATTTTAAAGAAATTAGTTGCATTAGAAGAAAAAGGAAATGCAGTTTTTGACCATGAATTCATTGAAAAATATACAGATGGTTATGAGTCTTTGATCTCTGATTTAAAAAACTACAATGCGGAAGACCTATTGGCGCAAACTGGCGTATCCGAAGAAAAAATAAACGACACGGTTGCACTATTGGCGAATAAATCTAAAATTATAGTGTGCTGGGCCATGGGTCTTACCCAACATAAGAATGGCGTAGAAAATATTAGAGAGTTCATAAATCTTCTATTATTGAAAGGAGCTATTGGAAAACCTAATGCAGGTACATGTCCGGTACGCGGCCACAGTAATGTTCAAGGTGATCGCAGCGTTGGTATTCAGCATTTTGTAGATAGTGCCATGAACGCACGTATTAAAGAACATTTAGGGTTTACCCCACCTGAGCATGAAGGTGTAGATGTTGTAGGCTCCTTAAAAGCGATGTATGAAGGTAATGCCAAAGTATTTATGTGCTTGGGCGGTAACTTTTTAATGGCGGCATCTGATACAGAATATACCGCAAAGGGAATTCAAAATTGCGATTTAACGGTACAGATCAGTACCAAATTAAACCGCACACATTTAATCACCGGTAAAACTGCCTTGATATTACCGACTATTGGAAGGTCTGAAAAGGATATGAAAAATGGCAAGCCTCGTCATTTTACGGTTGAAAATAGTATGGGCAGGGTAAAAAGATCCAAGAAAATATTAAAACCAGCTTCAGAGGCCATCATGAGCGAACCAGAGATTATTGCCAATTTAGGGCATACCTTGTTCGGCGAAGAACATCCTATGAACTGGAAATCTTTAGGTGAAGATTATGAATTGATCAGAAAGCGAATTGACCAAGTTGCAAAGGGGTTCAATGATACCGAAGAACGTTCAAAAGGCGCAGGCTATTACTTACCAAATAATGTACGTGAATTGGATTTTAGCATGTTACCCAACGGTAAAGCACAATTTACCATTAACAAACTTCCTGAACACACCTTGGAAAAAGATGAATACATGTTGATGACCATACGTTCTCACGACCAGTTCAACACCACTATTTACGGATTAGATGACCGTTACAGAGGTGTTTACAATGCAAGAAGAGTGGTTTTTATGAATATAGACGATATGAAAGCCATTGGTGTAAACAAACTTGACATTGTTGATATTACCAGTACTTATGACAGTATTGTAAGAACAGCCCATAATTTTAAGATCGTTCCATATAATATTCCTTCTGGAAATCTGGCTTCTTATTTTCCGGAGACCAATGTTTTAATACCCTACAATCATTTTGCCGATAAAAGCAAAACACCAATAAGCAAGTCTGTAAAGGTTAGACTAGTAAAGAAATAGTTAATAAATACATTTCTGAAATTCAATTACTTAACAATCTCGTAACCGAATAATAAGTTAACAGTAACCTTTCTATAATCATAAATTTTGAAACTTTACGGTCATAAGTTTCAGCATATGAAATCTACTGATTTGGCCGCCTTATGTATTGCCATTCTTGCATTTAATGTCAAGTTTGAGGTGGTTCTATCTCTTTCTAATTTTCTAAAATTCCCAAGAAAGGAATCCCTCATTCACTTATGAAAAAAAGACCGGTTGATATTGTGGTCATTTCCGATGTTCATTTAGGAACATATGGCTGCC
The genomic region above belongs to Psychromonas sp. psych-6C06 and contains:
- a CDS encoding molybdopterin dinucleotide binding domain-containing protein; its protein translation is MTIRSHDQFNTTIYGLDDRYRGVYNARRVVFMNIDDMKAIGVNKLDIVDITSTYDSIVRTAHNFKIVPYNIPSGNLASYFPETNVLIPYNHFADKSKTPISKSVKVRLVKK